The following are from one region of the Capsicum annuum cultivar UCD-10X-F1 chromosome 1, UCD10Xv1.1, whole genome shotgun sequence genome:
- the LOC107855730 gene encoding disease resistance protein Roq1 isoform X3 yields MASTCLSSTKSWKNDVFLSFRGEDTRKTFVGHLYYALNQKGIHTFKDDVRLERGKSISPELVKAIEQSRFAIVVFSKNYASSTWCLDELGKIMECKKELGLTVIPIFYDVDPSDVSKQSGSFAESFGRHEENLKEDVEKVQCWRDAFRQAGKISGYDLPNAYDGYESNCIQHVVEDILSKLCQVISTIEKDLVGMESRMHEVSSLLRMETPDVRFIGIWGMSGIEIQRTRGLQYLQGVLLSKILKVSLTIASVYEGMKIIKQRLRSMKVLIILDDVNQKDQLEMLVGGRDWFGTGSRILITTTDRHLLHNEVDDVYQVNLMTINEAIELFSLHAFKQRIPEEDFEEVLNQVVQNAGFLPLALKILGSSLYGLEKIEWKCAVDRLKDMPDHVLSKLKISFERLNPSDQRLFLDIGCFYRGKLRGYVEEMLESCHIGSTIRVLIEKSLLFISPYDTIEMHDLIQEMAWHIVRQGDTRRSRIWLREDIEDLFTGNLEAEAVEGLWIPRNYMPKQDISYYNINESFRRMKRLRVLVVRATNFCSVDPITHIPSSIRWLDWEGCPLNSLPQSFEPSKLLRLDILESTTLQKLWTISKGLDKLKTLYLSYCEHLEEVPSFSMMPNLERIKLEGCKSLREVSPSFGIHTKLTSVEVIDCPSLEKLPSCIQMGSLQSLKLSCLPKLRELPETKEIHCLLTLEVTNCQSLEKLPSCDQMESLETLKLSCLPKITTLPPLDGMHGLQELVVEYVPIVELPVSIGNLGSLKQLRLSHCKDLVSIPNSFCCLKSLGVLLIYNCKRLVELPEKMGDLKLLKKLVVYGTAISQLPPSVSDLGELNFCSFSRWSGYRQGATFLLPPASDVSPLRVLKLNKYTLCSGEHLLDLGGLSSLAHLDLTRNDFTSFSETTNLLFHYLDITFCEKIVLPELPPCIKELYAYDPLILKSIPDFPSKYSDLYSVSFTCHIENRGELTGILHFVLHSISVASQWEKRLPFSVFFPGDIRWNGFTYYRKEQTKRFSTQLDPCWYESKFKGFVICFRVPSVIGQNQKPSDAKSQRGSRRFGCAKVTAKLVQRYNRQEHDVLQKKCLIVARQTCCSHGSKYAICFSYIPFVSLWHSSDCEKGKKLPNDYCFFEASIDPDTATKWGLLLVYENKIQQIDQSTIAVQLDVESRNTDLFRVCNDDQGQKMEDASVKRRRLNFPQVMKDSYSPSECQTFQIIPDQQLEIPSSSATQSFQHREESYASEQPETIADPQVSEAIDDATSCLVLEQLEAPSSSEQPETFEFSPGEHKDNSVTTGSDCSEGFPQLETTCTSGQSQTLLLFPEHS; encoded by the exons ATGGCTTCTACTTGTTTATCCAGTACTAAAAGTTGGAAGAATGATGTTTTCTTAAGTTTTAGAGGTGAAGATACACGTAAAACTTTTGTTGGTCATCTCTACTATGCTCTAAACCAAAAAGGGATTCATACTTTCAAAGATGATGTAAGGTTGGAGAGAGGAAAATCCATTTCACCTGAACTTGTGAAAGCTATTGAACAATCAAGATTTGCTATTGTTGTATTTTCTAAGAATTACGCATCCTCTACGTGGTGTTTGGATGAACTTGGGAAGATCATGGAATGCAAGAAAGAATTAGGACTAACTGTGATACCGATATTCTATGATGTAGATCCATCTGATGTAAGTAAGCAAAGCGGAAGTTTTGCTGAATCATTTGGCAGACATGAGGAAAATTTGAAAGAGGATGTGGAGAAGGTGCAATGCTGGAGGGATGCATTTCGTCAAGCAGGGAAAATATCTGGATATGATTTACCAAATGCATACGACGG GTATGAATCTAATTGCATTCAGCATGTTGTTGAAGACATACTGAGTAAACTATGTCAAGTAATTTCAACCATTGAAAAAGATTTGGTGGGGATGGAATCTCGAATGCATGAAGTAAGTTCATTACTAAGGATGGAAACACCTGATGTTCGTTTTATTGGAATATGGGGGATGAGCGGCATTG AAATCCAAAGGACACGTGGACTGCAATATTTGCAAGGAGTTCTCCTCTCAAAAATCCTCAAGGTAAGCTTAACTATAGCAAGTGTATATGAAGGCATGAAAATCATAAAGCAAAGGCTACGCTCAATGAAGGTTTTGATCATTCTTGATGATGTAAATCAGAAAGACCAATTAGAAATGTTAGTTGGAGGGCGTGACTGGTTTGGTACTGGTAGTAGAATTTTGATTACAACAACAGATAGACACTTGTTACATAATGAGGTGGATGATGTGTATCAAGTCAACTTAATGACTATTAATGAAGCTATTGAGCTCTTCAGCCTACATGCCTTTAAGCAAAGAATTCCCGAGGAAGATTTTGAGGAGGTTTTAAATCAAGTTGTGCAGAATGCCGGTTTTCTCCCTCTAGCTCTGAAAATTCTTGGTTCGTCTCTCTATGGACTAGAGAAGATTGAGTGGAAATGCGCAGTTGACAGACTTAAGGATATGCCAGATCATGTTCTTTCTAAGCTTAAGATAAGTTTTGAACGGCTGAATCCTTCTGATCAGAGACTATTTCTAGATATTGGATGCTTTTATAGAGGAAAATTGAGGGGTTATGTAGAGGAAATGCTTGAGAGCTGTCATATTGGATCTACAATAAGAGTCTTAATTGAAAAGTCTCTCTTATTTATCTCACCCTATGACACAATCGAAATGCATGATTTGATACAAGAAATGGCCTGGCACATCGTGAGACAAGGTGACACAAGAAGGAGCAGAATATGGCTTCGTGAGGATATTGAGGATTTGTTTACAGGAAATTTG GAGGCAGAAGCTGTGGAGGGCCTATGGATCCCAAGGAATTACATGCCAAAACAGGATATATCCTATTACAACATCAATGAATCATTCAGAAGAATGAAAAGATTGAGGGTGCTTGTAGTCAGAGCAACAAATTTCTGCTCTGTTGACCCGATCACTCATATTCCTAGCAGCATAAGGTGGCTTGATTGGGAAGGTTGCCCTCTAAATTCATTGCCACAGAGTTTTGAACCTTCAAAGCTTCTTCGTCTCGATATACTTGAAAGTACTACACTTCAGAAGCTCTGGACAATTTCAAAG GGCTTGGACAAACTTAAAACTTTGTATCTCAGCTACTGTGAGCACTTGGAAGAAGTTCCAAGCTTTAGTATGATGCCAAATTTAGAGAGAATAAAGCTGGAGGGATGTAAGAGTTTGAGAGAAGTCAGCCCATCCTTTGGCATTCACACGAAGCTAACTTCGGTGGAAGTAATTGATTGTCCAAGCCTTGAGAAGCTTCCAAGTTGTATTCAAATGGGATCACTTCAGAGTCTCAAACTTTCTTGTCTTCCAAAATTGAGGGAATTGCCAGAAACCAAGGAGATTCACTGTTTATTGACATTGGAGGTAACTAATTGTCAGAGCCTTGAGAAGCTTCCTAGTTGTGATCAGATGGAATCCCTTGAGACTCTCAAACTTTCTTGTCTTCCAAAAATAACAACATTGCCGCCACTTGACGGGATGCATGGTTTACAGGAACTTGTTGTAGAATATGTTCCGATAGTAGAGCTTCCGGTGTCAATCGGAAATCTTGGTTCCCTCAAACAACTAAGACTAAGTCATTGTAAAGATCTGGTAAGCATTCCAAACAGCTTTTGTTGTCTGAAGAGTCTTGGAGTTCTTCTGATCTACAACTGCAAAAGACTAGTGGAGTTGCCAGAAAAGATGGGCGACTTGAAACTGTTAAAGAAGTTAGTAGTATATGGTACTGCAATTTCCCAGTTACCCCCTTCAGTTTCAGATCTTGGTGAACTAAACTTTTGTTCGTTCTCTCGCTGGTCTGGATACAGACAAGGTGCAACATTTCTGTTACCCCCTGCATCAGATGTATCGCCGTTGAGGGTGTTAAAGCTTAACAAATACACGCTGTGTAGCGGAGAACATCTTCTTGATCTTGGAGGCTTATCATCTTTGGCTCACTTGGATTTGACTAGAAATGATTTTACTAGTTTTAGTGAAACCACCAATCTGCTCTTTCATTACCTAGATATTACATTTTGTGAGAAGATTGTGTTACCCGAACTTCCACCATGCATAAAGGAGTTATATGCATATGATCCTTTAATATTGAAAAGCATCCCTGATTTCCCTAGCAAATATTCAGACCTGTATTCAGTGTCATTCACGTGTCATATTGAGAACAGAGGTGAATTGACTGGTATCTTGCACTTTGTCCTCCACTCAATTAGTGTGGCATCTCAG TGGGAGAAAAGGCTGCCATTTAGCGTTTTCTTCCCTGGAGATATAAGATGGAACGGGTTCACTTATTACCGGAAAGAACAAACAAAAAGATTCTCCACTCAACTTGATCCATGTTGGTACGAAAGTAAATTCAAAGGATTTGTTATATGCTTTCGTGTACCATCGGTTATTGGTCAGAATCAGAAACCTTCAGATGCTAAATCACAACGAGGAAGTCGCAGGTTTGGATGCGCTAAGGTTACTGCTAAGTTAGTACAAAGATATAACAGGCAAGAACATGATGTACTCCAGAAAAAATGTTTGATTGTTGCCCGTCAAACATGTTGCTCTCATGGTAGTAAATATGCCATTTGCTTTAGCTACATCCCTTTTGTATCACTATGGCATTCTTCTGATTGTGAGAAAGGGAAAAAGCTGCCAAATGACTATTGCTTCTTCGAGGCATCTATAGACCCAGACACTGCAACAAAATGGGGACTTCTTTTGGTTTATGAGAATAAAATTCAGCAGATAGATCAATCAACCATCGCGGTCCAGCTTGATGTGGAATCTCGGAATACCGACCTGTTTAGAGTATGTAATGATGACCAGGGCCAGAAAATGGAGGATGCTTCTGTTAAGAGAAGACGTCTTAATTTTCCTCAAGTGATGAAGGATTCGTATTCTCCCAGTGAGTGTCAAACTTTCCAAATAATTCCTGATCAACAATTGGAAATACCAAGCTCTTCTGCAACTCAAAGTTTCCAACACAGGGAAGAGTCATACGCTTCAGAACAACCCGAAACTATAGCTGATCCGCAAGTTAGTGAAGCAATAGATGATGCTACCTCCTGCTTGGTACTTGAACAACTGGAAGCACCAAGCTCTTCCGAACAGCCTGAAACATTTGAATTCTCTCCAGGTGAGCACAAGGATAATTCAGTGACAACTGGATCTGACTGCTCCGAAGGATTCCCACAATTGGAGACCACATGCACTTCTGGACAATCTCAAACTCTCCTTCTCTTTCCCGAGcattcatga
- the LOC107855730 gene encoding disease resistance protein Roq1 isoform X4, which produces MESRMHEVSSLLRMETPDVRFIGIWGMSGIGKTTIANAVFDKYSDQFDGMCFLDNVSEIQRTRGLQYLQGVLLSKILKVSLTIASVYEGMKIIKQRLRSMKVLIILDDVNQKDQLEMLVGGRDWFGTGSRILITTTDRHLLHNEVDDVYQVNLMTINEAIELFSLHAFKQRIPEEDFEEVLNQVVQNAGFLPLALKILGSSLYGLEKIEWKCAVDRLKDMPDHVLSKLKISFERLNPSDQRLFLDIGCFYRGKLRGYVEEMLESCHIGSTIRVLIEKSLLFISPYDTIEMHDLIQEMAWHIVRQGDTRRSRIWLREDIEDLFTGNLEAEAVEGLWIPRNYMPKQDISYYNINESFRRMKRLRVLVVRATNFCSVDPITHIPSSIRWLDWEGCPLNSLPQSFEPSKLLRLDILESTTLQKLWTISKGLDKLKTLYLSYCEHLEEVPSFSMMPNLERIKLEGCKSLREVSPSFGIHTKLTSVEVIDCPSLEKLPSCIQMGSLQSLKLSCLPKLRELPETKEIHCLLTLEVTNCQSLEKLPSCDQMESLETLKLSCLPKITTLPPLDGMHGLQELVVEYVPIVELPVSIGNLGSLKQLRLSHCKDLVSIPNSFCCLKSLGVLLIYNCKRLVELPEKMGDLKLLKKLVVYGTAISQLPPSVSDLGELNFCSFSRWSGYRQGATFLLPPASDVSPLRVLKLNKYTLCSGEHLLDLGGLSSLAHLDLTRNDFTSFSETTNLLFHYLDITFCEKIVLPELPPCIKELYAYDPLILKSIPDFPSKYSDLYSVSFTCHIENRGELTGILHFVLHSISVASQWEKRLPFSVFFPGDIRWNGFTYYRKEQTKRFSTQLDPCWYESKFKGFVICFRVPSVIGQNQKPSDAKSQRGSRRFGCAKVTAKLVQRYNRQEHDVLQKKCLIVARQTCCSHGSKYAICFSYIPFVSLWHSSDCEKGKKLPNDYCFFEASIDPDTATKWGLLLVYENKIQQIDQSTIAVQLDVESRNTDLFRVCNDDQGQKMEDASVKRRRLNFPQVMKDSYSPSECQTFQIIPDQQLEIPSSSATQSFQHREESYASEQPETIADPQVSEAIDDATSCLVLEQLEAPSSSEQPETFEFSPGEHKDNSVTTGSDCSEGFPQLETTCTSGQSQTLLLFPEHS; this is translated from the exons ATGGAATCTCGAATGCATGAAGTAAGTTCATTACTAAGGATGGAAACACCTGATGTTCGTTTTATTGGAATATGGGGGATGAGCGGCATTGGTAAGACAACAATTGCAAATGCTGTGTTTGACAAATATTCTGACCAATTTGATGGTATGTGTTTTCTAGATAATGTTTCAGAAATCCAAAGGACACGTGGACTGCAATATTTGCAAGGAGTTCTCCTCTCAAAAATCCTCAAGGTAAGCTTAACTATAGCAAGTGTATATGAAGGCATGAAAATCATAAAGCAAAGGCTACGCTCAATGAAGGTTTTGATCATTCTTGATGATGTAAATCAGAAAGACCAATTAGAAATGTTAGTTGGAGGGCGTGACTGGTTTGGTACTGGTAGTAGAATTTTGATTACAACAACAGATAGACACTTGTTACATAATGAGGTGGATGATGTGTATCAAGTCAACTTAATGACTATTAATGAAGCTATTGAGCTCTTCAGCCTACATGCCTTTAAGCAAAGAATTCCCGAGGAAGATTTTGAGGAGGTTTTAAATCAAGTTGTGCAGAATGCCGGTTTTCTCCCTCTAGCTCTGAAAATTCTTGGTTCGTCTCTCTATGGACTAGAGAAGATTGAGTGGAAATGCGCAGTTGACAGACTTAAGGATATGCCAGATCATGTTCTTTCTAAGCTTAAGATAAGTTTTGAACGGCTGAATCCTTCTGATCAGAGACTATTTCTAGATATTGGATGCTTTTATAGAGGAAAATTGAGGGGTTATGTAGAGGAAATGCTTGAGAGCTGTCATATTGGATCTACAATAAGAGTCTTAATTGAAAAGTCTCTCTTATTTATCTCACCCTATGACACAATCGAAATGCATGATTTGATACAAGAAATGGCCTGGCACATCGTGAGACAAGGTGACACAAGAAGGAGCAGAATATGGCTTCGTGAGGATATTGAGGATTTGTTTACAGGAAATTTG GAGGCAGAAGCTGTGGAGGGCCTATGGATCCCAAGGAATTACATGCCAAAACAGGATATATCCTATTACAACATCAATGAATCATTCAGAAGAATGAAAAGATTGAGGGTGCTTGTAGTCAGAGCAACAAATTTCTGCTCTGTTGACCCGATCACTCATATTCCTAGCAGCATAAGGTGGCTTGATTGGGAAGGTTGCCCTCTAAATTCATTGCCACAGAGTTTTGAACCTTCAAAGCTTCTTCGTCTCGATATACTTGAAAGTACTACACTTCAGAAGCTCTGGACAATTTCAAAG GGCTTGGACAAACTTAAAACTTTGTATCTCAGCTACTGTGAGCACTTGGAAGAAGTTCCAAGCTTTAGTATGATGCCAAATTTAGAGAGAATAAAGCTGGAGGGATGTAAGAGTTTGAGAGAAGTCAGCCCATCCTTTGGCATTCACACGAAGCTAACTTCGGTGGAAGTAATTGATTGTCCAAGCCTTGAGAAGCTTCCAAGTTGTATTCAAATGGGATCACTTCAGAGTCTCAAACTTTCTTGTCTTCCAAAATTGAGGGAATTGCCAGAAACCAAGGAGATTCACTGTTTATTGACATTGGAGGTAACTAATTGTCAGAGCCTTGAGAAGCTTCCTAGTTGTGATCAGATGGAATCCCTTGAGACTCTCAAACTTTCTTGTCTTCCAAAAATAACAACATTGCCGCCACTTGACGGGATGCATGGTTTACAGGAACTTGTTGTAGAATATGTTCCGATAGTAGAGCTTCCGGTGTCAATCGGAAATCTTGGTTCCCTCAAACAACTAAGACTAAGTCATTGTAAAGATCTGGTAAGCATTCCAAACAGCTTTTGTTGTCTGAAGAGTCTTGGAGTTCTTCTGATCTACAACTGCAAAAGACTAGTGGAGTTGCCAGAAAAGATGGGCGACTTGAAACTGTTAAAGAAGTTAGTAGTATATGGTACTGCAATTTCCCAGTTACCCCCTTCAGTTTCAGATCTTGGTGAACTAAACTTTTGTTCGTTCTCTCGCTGGTCTGGATACAGACAAGGTGCAACATTTCTGTTACCCCCTGCATCAGATGTATCGCCGTTGAGGGTGTTAAAGCTTAACAAATACACGCTGTGTAGCGGAGAACATCTTCTTGATCTTGGAGGCTTATCATCTTTGGCTCACTTGGATTTGACTAGAAATGATTTTACTAGTTTTAGTGAAACCACCAATCTGCTCTTTCATTACCTAGATATTACATTTTGTGAGAAGATTGTGTTACCCGAACTTCCACCATGCATAAAGGAGTTATATGCATATGATCCTTTAATATTGAAAAGCATCCCTGATTTCCCTAGCAAATATTCAGACCTGTATTCAGTGTCATTCACGTGTCATATTGAGAACAGAGGTGAATTGACTGGTATCTTGCACTTTGTCCTCCACTCAATTAGTGTGGCATCTCAG TGGGAGAAAAGGCTGCCATTTAGCGTTTTCTTCCCTGGAGATATAAGATGGAACGGGTTCACTTATTACCGGAAAGAACAAACAAAAAGATTCTCCACTCAACTTGATCCATGTTGGTACGAAAGTAAATTCAAAGGATTTGTTATATGCTTTCGTGTACCATCGGTTATTGGTCAGAATCAGAAACCTTCAGATGCTAAATCACAACGAGGAAGTCGCAGGTTTGGATGCGCTAAGGTTACTGCTAAGTTAGTACAAAGATATAACAGGCAAGAACATGATGTACTCCAGAAAAAATGTTTGATTGTTGCCCGTCAAACATGTTGCTCTCATGGTAGTAAATATGCCATTTGCTTTAGCTACATCCCTTTTGTATCACTATGGCATTCTTCTGATTGTGAGAAAGGGAAAAAGCTGCCAAATGACTATTGCTTCTTCGAGGCATCTATAGACCCAGACACTGCAACAAAATGGGGACTTCTTTTGGTTTATGAGAATAAAATTCAGCAGATAGATCAATCAACCATCGCGGTCCAGCTTGATGTGGAATCTCGGAATACCGACCTGTTTAGAGTATGTAATGATGACCAGGGCCAGAAAATGGAGGATGCTTCTGTTAAGAGAAGACGTCTTAATTTTCCTCAAGTGATGAAGGATTCGTATTCTCCCAGTGAGTGTCAAACTTTCCAAATAATTCCTGATCAACAATTGGAAATACCAAGCTCTTCTGCAACTCAAAGTTTCCAACACAGGGAAGAGTCATACGCTTCAGAACAACCCGAAACTATAGCTGATCCGCAAGTTAGTGAAGCAATAGATGATGCTACCTCCTGCTTGGTACTTGAACAACTGGAAGCACCAAGCTCTTCCGAACAGCCTGAAACATTTGAATTCTCTCCAGGTGAGCACAAGGATAATTCAGTGACAACTGGATCTGACTGCTCCGAAGGATTCCCACAATTGGAGACCACATGCACTTCTGGACAATCTCAAACTCTCCTTCTCTTTCCCGAGcattcatga